In Elusimicrobiales bacterium, the genomic window ATAAAATGCGGGTTACGGTGGATGCGGAGTTCGCAAGCCTCGTCCCCGGCTATATGGAAAACAGGCTGCAGGACGCCGACAACATAGTCCGCCTGGCAGGGCAGGGGGATTTTGAAAAGGTCAGGCGGCTGGGCCATTGCATGAAAGGCTCCGGCGCGGCATACGGCTTTGACGGCGTGTCCGAAATCGGCCTTGCCATAGAACTGGCGGCGAAAGAGCAGAATGTCCCGGCGCTGACAGCCCAGGCAGACAAGCTGAGGGAATACATTTCCAACGTAGAGGTTACATATGACGAACCAGCCTAAAGCGGGCATATTCCTGGTTGACGACGACGCCGACACACTGGCCATGGTAGAGTGTATTTTAAGGAACCGGGGTTATGACACCGTAACCGCCAGGGACGGAGAAGAGGCGCTGATGCATCTGACCACTCAGCATTTTGACCTTATAATATCGGATGTAGACATGCCCAGGATGGACGGCCTGCGCCTGCTGGAGCTGCTGCGCACCAATGTTATCACCACGCCGCTGATATTTATCACGGTGAACGCCACGCCGGAATGCGAGATTAAGGCAAAGGAATACGGCGCGGCGGAGTTCATAAGCAAGCCGATAAGAAAACAGCTTCTTCTTGAGAAAGTGTCTTCGGTGCTGGCAGCGGCGGATGCATAATTTCGTTTTCCGCAATCCGACTAAAATCGTTTTCGGCAGGGGCGTTATTTCCGGCCTGGGAAAAGAGGCCGCCGCGCGCGGCGGCAGGGCGCTGCTTGTGTTCGGGCGCGTCAGCGCCAAAGCCGGGCCGGTTTACGGCGAGTGCGTCAGCGGCATGTCCTCCGCCGGGCTTGAAATTATTGAGCATGGCGGCGTAAAGCCCAACCCCGAAATAGGGCATATCCGCGCCGGCGCGGAGCTTGCCAGAACCCGGCGCGCGGACCTGGTTGTCGCGGTCGGGGGCGGCAGCGCGATGGATGCGGCCAAGGCGATAGCCGCCGGCGCGCTCTACGACGGGGACCCCTGGGATTTTTTCTGCGGCAGGGCAGCTCCCGCAAAGGCCCTGCCTTTAATCGCCGTGCCCACGCTTGCCGCCTCCGGCTCGGAGATGAACGGCAATTCCGTTGTGTCCAACCCGGAAACCGGGCAGAAGCTGCCAACCGCCTCCGCCGCGCTCTATCCCGCGGCGGCTTTCATGGACCCGGAGGCCACTTTTTCCGTTCCGCCGGACCATACGGCATACGGCGCGGTGGATGCGCTTTCGCATATAGCGGAAGGCTATTTCACGTCGCAGGAGCCGCATGAGCTGCAACTGGAGCTTGCGGAAGCGGTAATGCGCAATATAATACGCTGCTCCGGCGCCGCGCTGAAAAATCCGCGCGACTACGATGCGCGCGCGGGGCTGATGTGGGCCAGCACCCTTGCCATAAACGGGGTTCTCTCCTGCGGGCTGGGCCCGGTGGTCTACATAAACCATTCAATAGAGCATTCCGTCAGCGCGCTTTACGATATAGCGCACGGCGCGGGGCTGGCGGTGGTCATGCCCGCCTGGTTTGAGTGGAGCCGCAGGCGCGGCCTTGCGCCGCGGCTGGCGCGTTTTGCTCGCAACGTGTTCGGCTGCGGCGAGCCGGAAGATTCAAAAGCCGCCGTCATGGGCATAGAAAAATTCAAAGACTGGTGCGCGCGGATGAATGTGCCGCCGGCGCTCTCCGGCTGGAAAATACCGCAGTCCGCCGCAGCCGGCATAGCCGCCAACGCCGCCGACGCCATGCGGCTGCGCGGGCTGGAGGGATACTCCATGGCGGATATAGAGCAGATACTGCTTCTTGCAGGTTAAAAGCCGCCGGCTTCGTGGCGGAGCGAAGGTATTTATGAATAAAACCGCAGCCATCTCAACAGACTTGTCCCCCAATAGGCTTTATGGCAGAAATACAGGGTTTTGGCCCGCAGCGCAGCGGGGTGAGGCGCGCACACTACTGACGGGCGTGTGCAAGCCGAACACCGCGAAGCTGCGGGCCAAAAACCGAAATTTATGCCGTAAATGCTATTGGGGGACAAGTCTGATATGCGCTTTGTTTCTGCTGTCGGGCTGTGTGCGGCGGGATGACGGTTTCGTATACAGCGGCGCGGACGGAGCGGAGCCTGTCATCGTCTGGCAGCCTTCGCATCAGCGGGACACTTCCGAAAAAATAAACGAGGCGCTGGTCTGCAACGGCATAGCCGAAGCCGCCATGGCTGCCGCGCCGCATTACCGGGAATATAAGGTGTGGAGCTTCAACCGGAAAGGCCTTCACGACGGCTCCCGCGGAACAAATACCGCGCTGGCAGACACTTCCGCCGTTGTGGACGGCAAGAAATCCGGCTATGCGTGGGAACTGGAAAAGGCCAATTCCGTAAAGCCGCTTGTCTTTATCGCCATGCACAACAATAACGGCGCGGGCGCCAATGCCGTCTGGGGCTATATCCACGACGGCGACGCCATGGAAAGCGCCAACCGCGAGCTGGCCAAACTCATCACCGCGCGGATTTCCGCCGCCACCGGGCTTGCGGACCGCGGGGTTTTGCACGACAGCTCCACGGGCCGCAACGATTACCGCTGCGCCGCCACCGGCAGGCTGGCCTTCTACAGCATAGACGAGAATGTAAACTCCGCGCCGTACCGCGTGCTGCTTGAAATAGGCGACGGCGACCTTGCCCCTGAATTTCTGGGAGACCCCGCCAATCAGCGCAAAATAGGCGAGGCGATAAAGCGCGGCCTGGCGGAGTTTCTGCGCTCCGCGCGGAGATGAGCGCCTTCTGCCCCCATTTCGGCATTTGCGGCGGCTGTAAAACCCAGAATCTCGGCTATCCAGAACAACTGGAGCTAAAGCGCAAAATGCTGGCGGAGCTTTTTGCGCCGTTGTATCCGGGCGAAATAACGGTGGAGCCGTCTCCCCGCGTCCAGTTTTACCGCAACAAGATGGAATTCTCTTTCCTGCGGCAGGTGGCTGCCAAAAACGCCGACGGGAGTCTGGTTTTCGAGCAGGCTTTCGGCCTCAAGGCCGCGGGCCGCTGGGACAGGGCGGTGAATCTGGAGCGGTGCGATATTTTCTCTCCCGGAGCCGGGACGCTGCTGCAATCGGCGCGGCGCTGGGCCGCCGAGTCCGGCGAGGAGTTTTACGACGCCAGAAAGCGCACCGGCTCGCTGCGACAGCTGCTGGTGCGGGAGGGCAAAAACTCCGGCGGTTTCATGGCGGTTCTTTTTTCGGCAAAGCCGCTCCGGGACGAGGCGGGTTTTGTCCGCGCGGTGCGGGAGGCCTATCCCGCTGCCTGCGTCCTGTGGGGGCTTAACGACGGAGTCGCCGACGTGGCGGCGGCAAAGGAACTCAAACTGCTTGCCGGAGAAGGTTTCCTGCGCGAGGAAATAGACGCGGGCAAACTGCTGGCGGCGCGCATTTCGCCGCGCTCGTTTTTCCAGACCAATACGGACGCTGCCGCCATGCTCTACCGGCTGGCGCGCGATATCGCGTGGCAGGCGCGCCCGCCAGCCGTCTACGATGTTTACGGCGGGGCCGGACTGTTCAGCCTGGCCTGCCGCGATTTTTGCGGCAAATGCGTTTGCGTGGAATTGTCGCCGGATTCCGTGGCGGACGGGCGGGCGAATGCTGAACTCAACGGGGCGGATATAGCTTTCATTGAATCCGCCGCGGAAGATTTCCTGCAGGCCCCGCCGGCGGATTTCGCGCAATCCCTGTGCGTGATAGACCCGCCGCGCGCGGGGCTGCATCCAAAAGCGGCGCAGGGGCTGCTCGAGTCCCGTCCGGCGCGGCTGCTGTATGTGTCGTGCAATCCGCGCGCGCTGGAGCGGGACCTTAAAATTCTCGCGCCCCGCTACAAAACGGAATTCATACGCGCTTTCGACCTGTTCCCGCACACGGAGCATGTGGAAACCGCCGCATTGCTGCTGCCGGCATAGAGCTTTCCCGGTTGCTTCTTCCGCGCTGTATAACGGGCGCGCGCGCCGGAATGCCCTTGACGGGTATACGTTTACATATTATGCTTTTATAAGCCTGCTCCGTTGGAAGCGGGAAAAAGGTGTTTGGAATGAATGCGGCTTTTGCGATATTATTTTGCGCGCTGAATCTCCGCGCCGTCTGGGCCTACTCCGAGCAATGCGAGGCCCTGGCCAAGGCGAAGATAGTTTCCTGCTGCGCGGACGGCTCCGGCCGGGACGATTGCATCAATGCCGCGCTGAAAGAGGTCGCCTGCATGGATTATGCCGGCGATGCCCGGTTGCGCGGCGTTCTTTCCGCTTACTATAACAAGCTCAAGGCCGAGGCGGAGCAGAATGTCAAGCCCGCGCAGCCGGCCCCGGCGGATTTGTTCGCGAAGCTCTCCAACGTCGTGTTCGTGAAGGGGCGCTATTCCCAGGCGCTGCGCGGAGCGCAGTCCGCCCTGACTGGCGCCGCGCCGGCCTCTCCCGCGGCGCGCGTTGCGGAAAAGCCGCATTCCCCCTCAACCGAGCAGTCCGCCGGGCCCGCGCCCGTTTCCCATGCCGATTACCAGAAATCGCTTGACCATGCCGCCAAGGCGGGCATAAAACTCGCCCTGAAGGATTATTCCGGGGCGCGCAGGGAGGCTTCCGCCGCCATAGACGCCGATCCCTCCAACCGCGCGGCATACCTGGTGCGGGCGCAGGCCTGCAATCACCTGCACCGTTACGAAGACGCGGAAAGCGACGCTTCTTTTGTGCTTAAAAGCGAGCCGCTCAACGCCACCGCCTATACCATCCGTTCCTGGGCCGCCGCGCAAAGGGGGGACGCCGCCGCCGCCCGCGCCGACGCGGACCGCGCCATACAGTCCGATCCCGGCATGGCCGAGGCGTATTACAACCGCGCCCGCGTCTCGGAAAAAACAGGCAATTACCGCCAGACGCTGGAGGATATGCGCGAGGCGTCCCGCATAGACAAGTCGTACCAGACGCGCTTCCGCTCCGCCGCGGTCAGGTACAAGACCCGCGCCGAGGGCTTTGATTTCACAAGCGCCGGACTCTCCGACGGGGCGGACCAGGTCCGTTCCGCGCCAGGCCCGCTGCACTGGAGAAGGCTTTACACGTTGATTGCCGCCCTCGCCGCCGGCGCGCTGATACTGATGCAGCTTGTAAAGGCGCTGCGCTCCCGGAGCGCGACCAGGGAGAGGGCGCCGTCCCCTTCCGCCGCGCCGCCGCTTTTCGTGAATCAGTTCGCGCTTGTGCGCAAAATCGGCGAAGGCGGCATGGGAGAGGTCTACGAGGGTTTTGACAAGACGCTAAAGCGCAAGGTCGCCATAAAAAAGCTCAAAACAAGCGCCACCATTTCCGATGAATCGCGGGAGCAGCTGCTTAACGAGGCCCGCACCGTCGCCGTGCTGCGCCACCCCAATATCGTGGAGATATACTCGGTTTTTGAGGACAGCGGCAGCCTCTTCCTGGTGTTTGAATACGTGGAGGGCATGACGCTGGACGCCCTGCTGGAGCGCGACGGGCGCCTCCCGCTGGACGAGGCCGTAAAAATATTCAGGCCCATATGCCGCGCGCTGGACTACGCGCACGAGAACAGCATCATACACCGCGATCTCAAGCCCGGGAACATAATGATTTCCTCCTCCGGCGTGGTAAAGGTGATGGATTTCGGCGTGGCCCGCCAGCTGGACGCCCGCCGGGGGGAGAAAACCTGCTCCGGCACTCCGGCCTACATGTCGCCGGAGCAGCGCGCGGGCGCGGTAAGCAGGGAATCCGATATTTATTCGCTGGGCATTTGCCTCTACGAGACTCTTACCGGCCATCTGCCCTCCGATTTGCAGGGATTTGACCCGGCGCGCAACAGGATAACGCCGCCGTCGTCGGTGGCGCCCTTCCTGCCGCCGGAGGCCGACAGGCTGCTGGAATCCGCGCTGGACCCGGACCCGGAAGCCAGGATTTCATCGGCCTCCCAGTTCTGGGCAATGCTTGAAGCGGTAAAACAACAGGAGGCATGACAATGCCAGGCATAAGAGTAAGATTCGCGCCGTCTCCGACGGGGCATCTCCATATCGGCGGCGCGCGCACCGCGCTGTTCAACTATCTGTTCGCGCGCCAGACCAAAGGAACCTTCATTCTGCGCATAGAGGACACCGACGAGCTGCGTTCCACCGATGAATCCACCAGGGCGATTTTCCACGCCATGAACTG contains:
- a CDS encoding Hpt domain-containing protein, encoding MPEQDKMRVTVDAEFASLVPGYMENRLQDADNIVRLAGQGDFEKVRRLGHCMKGSGAAYGFDGVSEIGLAIELAAKEQNVPALTAQADKLREYISNVEVTYDEPA
- a CDS encoding response regulator, producing the protein MTNQPKAGIFLVDDDADTLAMVECILRNRGYDTVTARDGEEALMHLTTQHFDLIISDVDMPRMDGLRLLELLRTNVITTPLIFITVNATPECEIKAKEYGAAEFISKPIRKQLLLEKVSSVLAAADA
- a CDS encoding iron-containing alcohol dehydrogenase; translated protein: MHNFVFRNPTKIVFGRGVISGLGKEAAARGGRALLVFGRVSAKAGPVYGECVSGMSSAGLEIIEHGGVKPNPEIGHIRAGAELARTRRADLVVAVGGGSAMDAAKAIAAGALYDGDPWDFFCGRAAPAKALPLIAVPTLAASGSEMNGNSVVSNPETGQKLPTASAALYPAAAFMDPEATFSVPPDHTAYGAVDALSHIAEGYFTSQEPHELQLELAEAVMRNIIRCSGAALKNPRDYDARAGLMWASTLAINGVLSCGLGPVVYINHSIEHSVSALYDIAHGAGLAVVMPAWFEWSRRRGLAPRLARFARNVFGCGEPEDSKAAVMGIEKFKDWCARMNVPPALSGWKIPQSAAAGIAANAADAMRLRGLEGYSMADIEQILLLAG
- the rlmD gene encoding 23S rRNA (uracil(1939)-C(5))-methyltransferase RlmD: MSAFCPHFGICGGCKTQNLGYPEQLELKRKMLAELFAPLYPGEITVEPSPRVQFYRNKMEFSFLRQVAAKNADGSLVFEQAFGLKAAGRWDRAVNLERCDIFSPGAGTLLQSARRWAAESGEEFYDARKRTGSLRQLLVREGKNSGGFMAVLFSAKPLRDEAGFVRAVREAYPAACVLWGLNDGVADVAAAKELKLLAGEGFLREEIDAGKLLAARISPRSFFQTNTDAAAMLYRLARDIAWQARPPAVYDVYGGAGLFSLACRDFCGKCVCVELSPDSVADGRANAELNGADIAFIESAAEDFLQAPPADFAQSLCVIDPPRAGLHPKAAQGLLESRPARLLYVSCNPRALERDLKILAPRYKTEFIRAFDLFPHTEHVETAALLLPA
- a CDS encoding protein kinase — its product is MNAAFAILFCALNLRAVWAYSEQCEALAKAKIVSCCADGSGRDDCINAALKEVACMDYAGDARLRGVLSAYYNKLKAEAEQNVKPAQPAPADLFAKLSNVVFVKGRYSQALRGAQSALTGAAPASPAARVAEKPHSPSTEQSAGPAPVSHADYQKSLDHAAKAGIKLALKDYSGARREASAAIDADPSNRAAYLVRAQACNHLHRYEDAESDASFVLKSEPLNATAYTIRSWAAAQRGDAAAARADADRAIQSDPGMAEAYYNRARVSEKTGNYRQTLEDMREASRIDKSYQTRFRSAAVRYKTRAEGFDFTSAGLSDGADQVRSAPGPLHWRRLYTLIAALAAGALILMQLVKALRSRSATRERAPSPSAAPPLFVNQFALVRKIGEGGMGEVYEGFDKTLKRKVAIKKLKTSATISDESREQLLNEARTVAVLRHPNIVEIYSVFEDSGSLFLVFEYVEGMTLDALLERDGRLPLDEAVKIFRPICRALDYAHENSIIHRDLKPGNIMISSSGVVKVMDFGVARQLDARRGEKTCSGTPAYMSPEQRAGAVSRESDIYSLGICLYETLTGHLPSDLQGFDPARNRITPPSSVAPFLPPEADRLLESALDPDPEARISSASQFWAMLEAVKQQEA